The Aquificaceae bacterium genome includes a region encoding these proteins:
- the coxB gene encoding cytochrome c oxidase subunit II, with protein MKEILAYPANYWQTMYEIWLFIAVVIYLVVFIPGAYFLIKYRYRKGVNEKAQHVHESKALEILWTIIPTIVVIYLATHSFAFYRVQRNAPEGAMEIKVTAFMWGWEFDYPNGKKVFSFFNSVVNPETNTYLKPEEVNDMFKAYIPAETPVKVLLTSRDVIHSFYVHPAKVTEDAVPGRITHMWFQINKPGEYWVFCREYCGTQHSKMAAVLKVVPKEEFNRWLNEGMQTSNASDKQNL; from the coding sequence ATGAAGGAGATTCTTGCCTATCCTGCCAATTACTGGCAGACCATGTACGAGATATGGCTCTTTATAGCGGTGGTGATTTATCTCGTCGTATTCATCCCCGGAGCCTATTTCCTCATCAAGTATCGTTATAGGAAGGGTGTAAATGAAAAAGCTCAGCATGTGCATGAGAGCAAGGCCCTTGAAATACTCTGGACCATAATCCCCACCATAGTGGTCATATACCTGGCAACGCATAGCTTTGCCTTCTACAGGGTTCAGAGAAATGCTCCAGAAGGTGCCATGGAAATTAAGGTTACTGCCTTCATGTGGGGCTGGGAGTTTGATTATCCTAATGGTAAGAAGGTCTTTTCCTTTTTCAACAGCGTGGTAAACCCTGAAACAAACACCTACCTTAAGCCAGAAGAGGTTAACGATATGTTCAAGGCATACATACCCGCAGAAACCCCTGTAAAAGTGCTTCTCACTTCAAGGGACGTGATTCACTCCTTCTATGTTCATCCTGCCAAGGTGACGGAGGATGCTGTACCTGGAAGGATAACCCACATGTGGTTTCAGATAAACAAACCTGGGGAATACTGGGTCTTTTGCAGGGAATACTGCGGAACCCAGCATTCAAAGATGGCAGCTGTGCTCAAGGTTGTTCCTAAGGAAGAGTTTAATAGATGGCTGAACGAAGGTATGCAAACAAGCAATGCTTCAGATAAACAAAACCTTTAA